In Candidatus Bathyarchaeota archaeon, one DNA window encodes the following:
- a CDS encoding Lrp/AsnC family transcriptional regulator, which produces MESLIDNPSSAVITVGGEKSVNFKKMPLNAFVFINCESPESQLACQDLMRVDGVDEVYRSFGVYDIVAKISAASLEDMREHTLKKIKRVENIKSTLTLMIVDPR; this is translated from the coding sequence ATGGAAAGTTTAATTGATAATCCTTCTTCAGCTGTAATAACAGTTGGCGGAGAAAAAAGTGTTAATTTTAAAAAAATGCCCCTGAATGCTTTCGTTTTTATAAACTGTGAATCCCCTGAATCCCAATTAGCCTGTCAAGACCTGATGCGGGTGGATGGCGTAGATGAAGTTTACCGTTCATTTGGCGTCTATGATATTGTGGCGAAAATAAGCGCTGCATCCTTAGAAGACATGCGGGAACATACTCTTAAAAAAATCAAAAGGGTTGAAAACATCAAGTCAACATTAACTTTGATGATTGTTGATCCAAGATAA
- a CDS encoding ABC transporter permease, producing MTTTNSQTAKPSWFTRFWAIVRYEILWNIRKKLFIGVLILAFVFATLNFVLPAFFDIGQNPYFAITFSAGSITFVLFAIVTGMNSISGEFEKGTIVPLLTKPVSRTMVFLGKLFAMFIVVLITYLTLYAYSLIGGILVYGPQNNLELVPLNFIGDIIATFIWVSIVLTASALSKNTLLTVLITFGLFVALSIGVPVVSVFSDSPGVLNYIPGTGASGTWDIIGGANITVTGNVTINTLTSVSTGTDSIGINLAKLALYPDTDVSFYFSNPLQFNTTEPPRLLYTESMSLIAGRAIGVAFVYIAIFMSIAWIVFKRSQIAE from the coding sequence ATGACAACCACAAACAGCCAAACTGCAAAACCCAGCTGGTTTACACGTTTCTGGGCAATTGTCCGCTACGAAATCCTGTGGAACATACGAAAGAAACTATTCATTGGCGTGCTAATACTGGCGTTTGTTTTTGCTACTCTGAACTTTGTTTTGCCTGCCTTCTTTGATATTGGTCAAAACCCATATTTTGCTATAACTTTTAGCGCTGGAAGCATAACCTTTGTGCTTTTTGCCATCGTAACAGGTATGAATAGTATTTCAGGTGAATTTGAAAAAGGAACAATCGTACCCCTGCTAACTAAGCCTGTGTCAAGAACAATGGTGTTCTTGGGCAAACTGTTTGCCATGTTCATTGTTGTTCTAATTACTTATTTGACGCTTTATGCGTACTCACTTATCGGTGGTATCCTTGTTTATGGTCCCCAAAACAACCTTGAACTTGTTCCCTTAAATTTCATAGGAGATATCATCGCTACTTTCATTTGGGTCTCAATCGTACTTACCGCCAGCGCCTTATCAAAGAACACTTTACTTACGGTTCTGATTACTTTCGGATTGTTTGTTGCGCTATCCATCGGCGTGCCAGTAGTGTCAGTGTTTTCCGATAGCCCAGGAGTGTTAAACTACATACCAGGCACAGGTGCGAGTGGAACATGGGACATTATTGGTGGAGCAAACATAACCGTAACCGGCAACGTTACCATCAATACTTTAACAAGTGTTTCTACAGGAACAGATAGCATCGGAATAAATTTGGCAAAACTTGCGCTTTATCCTGACACTGATGTAAGCTTCTATTTCTCAAACCCGCTACAATTTAACACCACTGAACCACCACGATTACTCTATACAGAATCAATGTCGCTGATAGCGGGACGGGCTATAGGCGTTGCCTTTGTTTACATCGCCATTTTCATGTCTATTGCTTGGATAGTGTTTAAACGCTCACAAATAGCCGAATAA
- a CDS encoding DUF1922 domain-containing protein yields MKRFSEANLLGVTIICKCTKCSGLILAAQGQKTKTCPYCGKKINIQCAKKIAKAETAFEASEILKVLKAKLAADKKSG; encoded by the coding sequence ATGAAAAGGTTTTCGGAAGCAAACCTCTTGGGCGTCACAATCATCTGCAAATGTACCAAATGTTCTGGTCTAATTCTGGCTGCGCAAGGTCAAAAAACCAAAACCTGCCCCTATTGTGGCAAAAAAATAAACATTCAATGCGCCAAAAAAATTGCCAAAGCAGAAACCGCGTTTGAAGCTTCGGAAATTTTGAAAGTTCTTAAGGCTAAACTGGCCGCTGATAAAAAAAGTGGTTAA
- the apt gene encoding adenine phosphoribosyltransferase — translation MSKQNNEIDLKSQIRRIPEFKGVVFWDITPILKNKECFHQCIEAIAQHYKNTPIDVIVSNEARGFIIGATLAYALGVGFVPIRKKGKLPYKCVDLTYKKEYESDTIEIHEDAIGKDQKVLLIDDLLATGGTAKANIDLVEQLGGKVVGLGFMIELGYLEGRKVIGDKYDTFSLITLSTTTG, via the coding sequence ATGAGCAAACAAAACAACGAAATTGATTTAAAATCTCAAATCCGACGAATCCCCGAGTTTAAAGGCGTAGTTTTCTGGGACATAACGCCGATTCTAAAAAACAAAGAATGCTTCCACCAATGCATCGAAGCCATAGCACAACACTACAAGAACACGCCAATTGACGTAATCGTATCCAATGAGGCACGCGGATTTATCATCGGAGCGACATTGGCATACGCGCTTGGAGTAGGTTTTGTTCCAATACGCAAAAAAGGCAAACTACCCTACAAATGCGTAGACTTAACCTACAAAAAAGAGTACGAAAGCGACACAATAGAAATCCACGAGGACGCCATTGGCAAAGACCAAAAAGTGCTTTTGATTGACGATTTATTGGCAACAGGAGGAACCGCAAAAGCAAACATTGACCTCGTTGAGCAGCTGGGCGGAAAAGTTGTTGGTTTAGGCTTCATGATTGAGCTTGGCTATTTAGAGGGCAGAAAAGTCATTGGCGACAAATACGACACCTTCTCGCTGATAACATTGAGCACGACCACTGGCTAA
- a CDS encoding ABC transporter ATP-binding protein: MDLAIETLNLTKQYGSLTAVNKLNLKVQKNSIHGFLGPNGAGKSTTIKILVGLLKPTTGSAKVLGQEVHVDEADLRLKIGYMPELPRFPKHLKGREMLDVYGQMYGLTKQERAQQIPKLIDLVGLKGREDDLIGKYSKGMQQRIGIAQALLGNPELVILDEPSIGLDPVGMVEVRELVKAISKEGMTVFLSSHLLFEVEQICDHVTIINRGEALVSDTVEAVSGMISGPSTLKIEVAKLDEAIVEAVKNLAVVKDLSVNGNLLSINLKTSDDVRAEVSQEVTKAGGVIISMASKGHSLEDAFIQLITNHKGEKKQ, encoded by the coding sequence ATGGATTTAGCCATTGAAACCCTTAACCTAACAAAACAGTATGGTTCTCTAACAGCCGTAAACAAGCTGAACCTTAAAGTTCAAAAAAACTCAATTCACGGCTTTCTGGGTCCAAACGGTGCTGGAAAAAGCACCACCATCAAAATCCTTGTTGGTCTGCTTAAGCCCACTACGGGTTCAGCTAAAGTGCTTGGGCAAGAGGTGCATGTTGATGAGGCGGATTTGCGTTTAAAAATTGGTTACATGCCTGAGCTGCCTAGGTTTCCTAAGCATCTTAAGGGTAGAGAAATGCTTGATGTTTATGGGCAAATGTACGGTTTAACAAAGCAGGAACGCGCCCAACAAATCCCTAAGTTAATTGACCTTGTTGGTTTAAAAGGCAGAGAAGACGACCTCATCGGCAAATACAGCAAAGGCATGCAGCAACGCATCGGCATTGCACAGGCGCTTTTGGGCAACCCTGAACTGGTGATTTTGGATGAACCCAGCATTGGACTTGACCCTGTAGGCATGGTCGAGGTCCGCGAGTTAGTTAAGGCAATCTCCAAGGAAGGCATGACCGTTTTTCTCTCGTCCCATTTGCTTTTTGAGGTTGAACAAATCTGCGATCACGTCACAATCATTAACCGTGGAGAAGCCTTGGTTTCAGACACAGTAGAAGCAGTTTCAGGCATGATTTCTGGGCCATCTACGCTTAAGATTGAAGTGGCAAAGCTTGATGAAGCAATTGTTGAAGCCGTAAAGAATTTGGCAGTTGTTAAAGACCTGTCTGTAAACGGTAATCTTTTAAGCATTAATCTAAAAACCAGCGATGATGTACGCGCCGAAGTCTCGCAGGAAGTAACAAAAGCTGGCGGCGTAATCATTTCAATGGCTTCTAAAGGACACAGTTTGGAGGATGCGTTTATACAATTAATCACCAATCACAAAGGAGAAAAGAAACAATGA
- a CDS encoding PadR family transcriptional regulator, whose product MVNAQKEVQTKLAKGLLDLIILQFLKSQPMHGYEIITKIRKTFGIYFGPSTIYPLLTSLEKKKYIASEWDMSNERPRKVYHLTSDGNTMLNFTENSLNLICQKISLTADIVATGDAEVSENTKNKIMITAITK is encoded by the coding sequence ATGGTAAACGCACAAAAAGAGGTTCAGACTAAACTTGCCAAAGGGCTGTTAGATCTCATTATCTTACAGTTTCTGAAATCGCAGCCGATGCATGGTTATGAAATAATCACTAAGATACGTAAAACCTTTGGCATTTATTTTGGTCCAAGCACAATATACCCCTTACTGACCAGTCTAGAAAAGAAAAAGTATATCGCAAGCGAATGGGACATGAGCAATGAACGCCCCAGGAAAGTTTATCATTTAACCAGTGACGGAAACACAATGCTTAACTTTACTGAAAACTCGCTAAACCTCATCTGCCAGAAAATCTCGCTTACTGCAGACATCGTTGCAACTGGTGATGCTGAGGTATCAGAAAACACAAAGAACAAAATCATGATTACTGCAATAACAAAATAA
- the mch gene encoding methenyltetrahydromethanopterin cyclohydrolase, whose protein sequence is MSTALSVNKMAWEKAQKLISNPELYQVTITKSPAGATIIDAGVKTQGGFSAGKILTELCMGCAAKAQIGFKNYGDITFPSVTITSDHPAIAMLGSQFAGWRIKEEENIAIGSGPARAIALKPKDIYAELGYKDESDKAVLTLESNQLPTDMLIEKVTKACNITAENLIIVVAPTASIAGLTQVTGRIVEVGIHKLRTLGLDPKVIRYACGYAPIPPLGTDFEVAMARTNDVILYGGTVYLTVDYDDEAKLQEIIQKAPSETSKDYGKPFLQIFREADKDFYKIDHGLFAPARLMINNAKTGRTFKAGEINPAVLAQALGF, encoded by the coding sequence ATGAGTACAGCTTTAAGTGTTAACAAAATGGCTTGGGAAAAAGCCCAAAAACTCATCAGCAACCCAGAATTATACCAAGTAACAATCACAAAATCCCCCGCGGGAGCCACCATTATTGATGCAGGCGTAAAAACCCAAGGTGGATTTTCAGCAGGCAAAATCCTAACCGAACTCTGCATGGGATGCGCCGCCAAAGCCCAAATCGGCTTCAAAAACTACGGCGACATAACCTTCCCCTCAGTCACTATAACCAGCGACCACCCAGCAATCGCCATGCTCGGAAGCCAATTCGCAGGCTGGCGCATTAAAGAGGAAGAAAACATCGCCATTGGTTCAGGACCTGCACGTGCAATCGCGCTTAAACCCAAAGACATTTACGCGGAACTTGGCTACAAAGACGAAAGCGACAAAGCCGTACTCACACTGGAAAGCAACCAGCTACCAACCGACATGCTAATTGAAAAAGTCACCAAAGCCTGCAACATCACAGCCGAAAACCTAATCATCGTAGTTGCCCCAACCGCCAGCATCGCAGGCCTCACACAGGTCACTGGCAGAATCGTTGAAGTCGGCATCCACAAACTCCGAACATTGGGCTTAGACCCCAAAGTTATCCGTTACGCATGCGGCTACGCGCCAATCCCACCACTGGGAACCGACTTTGAAGTCGCAATGGCACGAACCAACGACGTAATTCTCTACGGCGGAACCGTCTACCTAACCGTGGACTATGATGATGAGGCTAAACTGCAAGAAATCATCCAGAAAGCTCCCTCAGAAACCAGCAAAGACTACGGCAAGCCGTTCTTGCAGATTTTCCGCGAAGCCGACAAGGACTTCTACAAAATCGACCACGGACTATTCGCGCCTGCACGATTAATGATTAACAACGCCAAAACAGGGCGTACTTTCAAAGCAGGCGAAATCAACCCCGCCGTTTTAGCCCAAGCCTTAGGCTTCTAA
- the mtnP gene encoding S-methyl-5'-thioadenosine phosphorylase, producing the protein MQAEIGVIGGTGLDDPKLFSNIKEVNVETPYGKPSDTITIGELAGKSVAFLPRHGKKHTIRPTDINVRANIYALKSLGVKRILAPSTVGSLREEYQPGEIVFTDQFIDRTTRREQSFYTVAEGKVCHISVAEPMCPNLRKTLIDVAKNLKINMHETGTYVCIEGPRFSTKAESKMYRLWGADVIGMTMVPEVVLAREAEICYANISTVTDYDCWKEHNVCVEDITTTMRANIDNVKRILAETIARLPSERVCGCKDALKGAIV; encoded by the coding sequence ATGCAAGCAGAAATTGGAGTTATCGGCGGAACAGGGTTAGATGACCCTAAACTATTTTCCAATATCAAAGAAGTAAACGTTGAAACCCCCTATGGCAAACCCTCAGACACCATAACCATCGGCGAGTTAGCTGGAAAATCCGTGGCTTTTCTACCCAGACACGGCAAAAAACACACAATCAGACCAACTGACATTAACGTACGCGCAAACATTTACGCGCTTAAGAGCCTTGGCGTTAAACGGATTTTGGCTCCTTCCACAGTTGGTTCATTACGGGAAGAATACCAGCCTGGCGAAATTGTTTTCACAGACCAATTTATCGACCGCACAACACGGCGGGAACAATCCTTCTACACCGTGGCAGAAGGCAAAGTTTGCCACATCAGCGTTGCAGAACCAATGTGCCCCAACCTGCGTAAAACCCTAATTGACGTTGCCAAAAACTTAAAGATTAACATGCATGAAACAGGAACCTACGTGTGCATTGAAGGTCCCAGATTCTCCACAAAAGCAGAATCCAAAATGTACCGTTTATGGGGTGCTGATGTTATAGGTATGACTATGGTTCCTGAGGTGGTTTTGGCGCGGGAAGCCGAAATCTGCTATGCAAACATTTCAACCGTTACTGATTATGATTGCTGGAAAGAACACAATGTATGCGTTGAAGACATCACTACTACCATGAGAGCCAACATTGACAACGTTAAACGTATACTTGCCGAAACCATTGCGCGACTACCCAGCGAACGCGTCTGTGGATGCAAAGACGCCTTGAAAGGAGCAATCGTTTAG
- a CDS encoding TATA-box-binding protein, translating to MSKRTPKISIQNIVASVSLNQKIDLQKIVEKFPQTEYNPSVFPGLVFRLKKPKTATLIFGTGKMVCTGAKSEKESRSAVEKVVKELRSEGIQITEKPVVNIQNIVASAELGGEIDLESLVYKLSRVMYEPEQFPGAVFRMDEPQVVFLIFSAGKLVCVGAKREEQVYEAVDKIQKLLEEKELIYYTS from the coding sequence ATGAGCAAACGAACCCCTAAAATTTCAATCCAAAACATCGTCGCATCCGTTTCACTTAACCAAAAAATAGACTTACAAAAAATAGTAGAAAAATTCCCACAAACTGAATATAATCCCAGCGTTTTTCCTGGCCTTGTTTTCCGCCTCAAAAAACCCAAAACCGCCACCCTAATTTTTGGCACTGGAAAAATGGTGTGCACAGGCGCAAAATCCGAAAAAGAATCCCGAAGCGCCGTAGAAAAAGTCGTCAAGGAATTGCGCAGTGAAGGCATTCAAATCACAGAAAAACCAGTTGTGAATATCCAAAACATCGTTGCATCCGCAGAGCTAGGCGGCGAAATCGACCTTGAAAGCCTAGTTTACAAACTTAGCCGCGTAATGTATGAACCTGAGCAGTTCCCAGGTGCAGTTTTCCGCATGGATGAACCACAGGTAGTGTTTCTGATTTTCTCTGCAGGTAAACTTGTCTGTGTCGGCGCAAAACGCGAAGAGCAAGTCTACGAAGCTGTGGATAAGATTCAAAAGCTCCTGGAAGAAAAAGAACTCATCTACTACACCAGCTAA
- a CDS encoding nucleotidyltransferase domain-containing protein, with protein sequence MTAKPQKPSQHQEVIYNSAQWARLRSLRQKAAQIMTALQAFHLQSVIHGSLARGDVHPDSDIDVFIAEIQNSFLVETALEKAKIVPNNRLIIQATPTYAMKAYIEIDEKTSISFPLMEMRRVEREFYQFGGEINLTQLNADVRVAGVDKRLMLIEPTERGHVESSVVDREVFAAKILGISAETVLDRVHTLLKRDQVGRTGVFLKRELADDETFELALKKMAESNPAVRRRMKK encoded by the coding sequence ATGACTGCAAAACCTCAAAAGCCAAGCCAACACCAAGAAGTCATCTACAACAGTGCACAGTGGGCTAGGCTGAGGAGTTTGCGGCAAAAAGCAGCTCAAATTATGACTGCACTACAAGCGTTTCATCTTCAGTCAGTTATTCACGGGAGTCTTGCAAGAGGTGATGTACATCCAGACAGCGACATCGATGTATTCATAGCAGAAATCCAAAACAGCTTCCTTGTCGAAACCGCGCTGGAGAAAGCCAAAATCGTTCCTAATAATCGCCTAATCATACAAGCAACGCCAACATACGCCATGAAAGCCTACATCGAAATCGATGAGAAAACCAGCATTTCTTTTCCTTTGATGGAGATGCGTAGAGTGGAACGCGAATTTTACCAATTCGGCGGAGAGATCAACCTCACCCAACTCAATGCGGACGTACGGGTTGCGGGCGTTGATAAGCGGCTTATGCTGATTGAGCCCACAGAGAGGGGTCATGTGGAGAGCAGTGTGGTTGACCGTGAAGTATTTGCTGCTAAAATTTTAGGTATTTCTGCTGAAACGGTTTTGGATAGGGTTCATACGCTTTTGAAAAGAGATCAAGTTGGCAGAACAGGCGTTTTCTTGAAAAGGGAATTGGCTGATGATGAAACGTTTGAGTTGGCGCTAAAAAAGATGGCAGAATCAAATCCTGCCGTACGGCGAAGAATGAAAAAATAG
- a CDS encoding adenylate kinase family protein: protein MDKRVILLSGTPCTGKTTLAKHLAQKLGAQYINLTEYAKTNDLILEEDPERKSLIVNEKRMRQKLTQTIQESPNGTIIIDGHFAQAVVPKKLATHVFVLRRNPKELKQFMTKCSFSEKKLQENLSAEILDVCLVEAIRLQKGKVCEVDATGKTVEALADEVMDVLDGKKSCVFGFVDWIGMLEQEGLTDEYLQE, encoded by the coding sequence ATGGATAAACGGGTCATCTTACTTTCTGGAACGCCTTGCACAGGAAAAACCACGCTGGCAAAACATTTAGCCCAGAAACTTGGCGCTCAATACATAAACCTCACCGAGTATGCAAAAACCAATGACCTAATTTTAGAAGAAGACCCCGAACGCAAAAGCCTCATCGTAAACGAGAAGCGTATGCGGCAAAAACTTACCCAAACAATCCAAGAATCCCCAAACGGCACCATCATCATTGACGGGCACTTTGCGCAGGCAGTTGTCCCAAAAAAACTCGCAACCCACGTGTTTGTTTTGCGCCGAAACCCCAAAGAACTCAAGCAGTTCATGACAAAATGTAGTTTCTCAGAAAAGAAACTGCAGGAGAATCTTTCCGCTGAAATTCTTGACGTCTGCCTAGTTGAAGCAATACGGCTCCAGAAGGGCAAGGTTTGCGAGGTTGATGCTACAGGAAAAACCGTTGAAGCACTTGCAGACGAGGTGATGGATGTTTTGGATGGCAAAAAAAGTTGCGTTTTCGGGTTTGTGGATTGGATTGGTATGCTTGAACAGGAAGGATTAACCGATGAGTACTTACAGGAGTAA
- a CDS encoding TIGR00269 family protein, which translates to MNKTLCTACKQREPFFYRQYSGQALCRKCFGQSIEDKVRATITKYQMLNYNDHIAVAVSGGKDSLALLHILSKLKKYRPKATLTAVTVDEGIKGYRDEALQITTENCQKLDIPNHVVSFKELYGFSLDEIMERLQEKKDSELTACAYCGVLRRKAINTGARQVGATKIATAHTLDDEVQTFLMNIFHGDINRLAKEKPLTNEVHPMFVRKIKPFCEIPERESALYAYVKKIDFQDVPCPYAGDALRNDVRALVNRMEEKHAGTKFTVFKAMERLRPAIEATACLQDFKTCRECGEPATGDLCKACEMLRFI; encoded by the coding sequence ATGAACAAAACCTTATGCACCGCTTGCAAGCAAAGAGAACCCTTTTTCTATCGTCAATACTCAGGTCAAGCTCTGTGCCGTAAATGCTTTGGTCAATCCATCGAAGACAAGGTCAGAGCAACAATCACAAAATATCAAATGCTCAACTACAACGACCACATAGCCGTAGCGGTTTCAGGAGGAAAAGACAGCCTCGCCCTACTGCATATTCTGTCTAAACTAAAAAAGTACCGCCCCAAAGCAACCCTAACCGCTGTCACCGTCGATGAAGGCATCAAAGGCTACCGCGATGAAGCACTGCAAATCACAACAGAAAACTGCCAAAAGCTAGACATTCCCAATCACGTAGTTTCTTTCAAAGAGCTTTATGGGTTTTCTTTAGATGAAATTATGGAGCGCCTGCAAGAGAAAAAAGACTCTGAATTAACTGCTTGTGCGTATTGTGGGGTTCTGCGTCGAAAAGCCATCAACACGGGTGCACGGCAAGTTGGTGCAACAAAAATTGCTACAGCACACACGCTTGATGATGAGGTTCAAACGTTTCTGATGAACATTTTCCACGGCGACATTAACCGTCTTGCTAAAGAAAAACCCTTAACCAACGAGGTTCACCCAATGTTTGTGCGTAAAATCAAACCCTTCTGCGAAATTCCTGAACGCGAGAGCGCACTGTATGCTTACGTTAAAAAAATTGACTTCCAAGATGTGCCTTGTCCATATGCGGGGGATGCTTTGCGTAATGATGTTCGCGCGTTGGTCAATCGTATGGAGGAAAAGCATGCGGGAACCAAATTCACCGTTTTCAAAGCCATGGAACGCCTTAGACCTGCAATTGAGGCAACTGCTTGTCTTCAGGATTTTAAAACTTGCAGAGAATGTGGGGAGCCAGCCACTGGGGATTTATGCAAAGCGTGCGAGATGTTACGATTTATTTAG